In Streptomyces sp. NBC_01426, one genomic interval encodes:
- a CDS encoding DUF202 domain-containing protein, giving the protein MSGPGPGPAGGRDAGLQPERTRLAWRRTTLACSVTAVLALRQALRGSGSPVEVAGVAVIVLLWLAFLGVAHRRIRALAAYRPSPLAPRSAVGAALCTLALAAFAVAVIL; this is encoded by the coding sequence GTGAGCGGCCCGGGTCCGGGCCCGGCCGGGGGCCGCGACGCCGGGCTCCAGCCGGAGCGGACCCGGCTCGCGTGGCGGCGTACGACGCTGGCGTGCTCGGTGACGGCGGTGCTGGCGCTGCGCCAGGCGCTGCGCGGATCCGGGTCTCCGGTGGAGGTGGCCGGGGTGGCGGTGATCGTGCTGCTGTGGCTGGCGTTCCTGGGGGTGGCGCACCGAAGGATCCGGGCGCTGGCGGCGTACCGGCCGTCGCCGTTGGCGCCGCGCTCGGCGGTGGGGGCGGCGTTGTGCACGCTGGCGCTGGCGGCCTTCGCGGTGGCGGTGATCCTCTGA
- a CDS encoding YidH family protein has protein sequence MIDFVKDVRLWFAPERLRDEGETPDYRFSLANERTFLAWIRTALALVGGGFAVDQFLPDLRWGVRVGMALALLAVGAACALRAVNHWARCERAMRRGEDLPLSRFPVVLSLGVGLVAVVMMAVVLLGWTAPR, from the coding sequence GTGATCGACTTCGTCAAGGACGTGCGGCTCTGGTTCGCACCCGAGAGGCTGAGGGACGAGGGCGAGACCCCCGACTACCGGTTCTCGCTCGCCAACGAGCGGACCTTCCTTGCCTGGATCCGCACCGCGCTGGCGCTGGTCGGCGGCGGGTTCGCGGTGGACCAGTTCCTGCCGGACCTGCGGTGGGGCGTACGGGTCGGGATGGCCCTCGCCCTCCTGGCGGTGGGCGCGGCCTGCGCCCTGCGGGCGGTGAACCACTGGGCGCGGTGCGAGCGGGCGATGCGGCGGGGCGAGGACCTGCCGCTGTCGCGGTTCCCGGTCGTGCTCAGCCTGGGGGTCGGTCTGGTGGCCGTGGTGATGATGGCGGTCGTGCTGTTGGGCTGGACGGCCCCGCGGTGA
- a CDS encoding NUDIX hydrolase, with product MSASDEVLDVVDRDDRVTGSAPRGEVYARGLLHRCVFVQVRDARGRIFVHRRTDSKLVFPSHHDMFVGGVLGTGESYPHAALREAGEELGVTSLAQPTPLFKFLYEGPGGAWWSYVHEVRCEAPVRPQESEVAWHTWLSEEELAERVADGGWSWVPDGLEAYRRLRAHRESRQ from the coding sequence GTGAGTGCCTCCGATGAAGTGCTGGACGTGGTGGACCGGGACGACCGGGTGACGGGCAGTGCCCCGCGCGGGGAGGTGTACGCCCGGGGGCTCCTCCACCGGTGTGTGTTCGTGCAGGTCAGGGATGCGCGGGGGCGGATCTTCGTGCACCGCAGGACCGACTCGAAGCTGGTGTTCCCCTCGCACCACGACATGTTCGTGGGCGGGGTGCTGGGCACCGGGGAGAGCTATCCGCACGCGGCGCTGCGGGAGGCCGGGGAGGAGTTGGGGGTGACCTCGTTGGCGCAGCCGACGCCGCTGTTCAAGTTCCTGTACGAGGGTCCGGGCGGGGCCTGGTGGTCGTACGTGCACGAGGTGCGCTGCGAGGCGCCGGTGCGGCCGCAGGAGTCGGAGGTGGCCTGGCACACCTGGCTGTCCGAGGAGGAACTGGCGGAGCGGGTGGCGGACGGCGGGTGGTCGTGGGTGCCGGACGGACTGGAGGCCTACCGGCGGCTGCGCGCGCACCGGGAGTCCCGCCAGTAG